From Vitis vinifera cultivar Pinot Noir 40024 chromosome 14, ASM3070453v1, a single genomic window includes:
- the LOC104881555 gene encoding uncharacterized protein LOC104881555, whose protein sequence is MESTSLFPSPTLTSLPSSSAKASYRKKPVRRVVAASRGPGDRDYRGKLVDENMIVLRMRIREVKMLETSKSPPSNWMEWEKRYYEHYNEDVCQAVGLLQSYLMNIRPSLALGFLGLISLSVPMSTVMGMFQAIKMAKGLLSGLS, encoded by the coding sequence ATGGAATCAACCTCTTTGTTCCCTTCTCCTACGCTAACCTCCTTGCCCTCTTCATCAGCTAAGGCGTCTTACCGGAAAAAACCGGTTAGACGGGTTGTTGCTGCAAGTAGAGGACCGGGTGACAGAGACTATAGGGGCAAGCTGGTGGATGAAAACATGATTGTCCTCAGAATGCGCATTAGAGAAGTGAAGATGTTGGAGACGAGTAAATCACCCCCATCAAATTGGATGGAATGGGAGAAGCGGTATTATGAACATTACAATGAAGATGTATGTCAAGCAGTGGGGTTGCTGCAATCTTACCTGATGAATATTAGGCCTAGTCTTGCTCTAGGGTTTTTGGGACTTATCTCATTGAGTGTGCCCATGTCAACTGTGATGGGTATGTTTCAGGCTATAAAGATGGCCAAGGGACTCTTATCTGGGTTAAGCTGA